The following proteins are co-located in the Acidimicrobiales bacterium genome:
- a CDS encoding PIN domain nuclease, producing the protein MILIDTSAWVEFLRGTDSPTCVAVDGLLGSDIAVCDPVSMEVLAGARNESHLASLRGLMAMATVLPTGPLDYEHAAALYRTCRREGRTVRKLIDCLIAAVAIEAGVPVLHADADFTTLAEHTALRVHRGSAT; encoded by the coding sequence ATGATCCTCATCGACACTTCCGCGTGGGTCGAGTTCCTGAGGGGAACCGATTCGCCGACTTGTGTGGCCGTGGACGGCCTGCTCGGATCCGACATCGCCGTGTGCGATCCGGTGTCGATGGAGGTGCTGGCAGGGGCGCGTAACGAATCTCATCTCGCCTCGCTACGCGGCCTCATGGCCATGGCAACCGTGCTACCAACCGGCCCACTCGACTACGAACACGCAGCTGCCCTCTACCGCACCTGTCGGAGAGAGGGGCGCACGGTGAGAAAGCTCATCGACTGTCTGATCGCAGCGGTTGCCATCGAGGCGGGTGTTCCGGTCCTGCACGCAGACGCCGATTTCACGACCCTGGCAGAGCACACCGCACTGCGGGTCCACCGCGGGTCCGCTACTTAG